One Hydrogenophaga crassostreae genomic region harbors:
- a CDS encoding response regulator transcription factor → MKILVIEDERRIADFVCAGLTERGFEVEACDNGHTGFERARLGQHDAIVLDLMLPGRDGLSVLRGLRAEGITTPVILLTARNELGDRIEGLNLGADDYLAKPFYVEELAARIQALLRRLSGERQNTVQVGPFVLDCMARQVTGHGQTIELTSREFALIELLMRSAGRVLTRTQMLEHVWGYDFDPATNVVDACVQRIRRKIESIDAGAGSASPIEAVRGVGYRFRPVP, encoded by the coding sequence ATGAAGATCCTGGTCATCGAAGACGAACGGCGCATCGCAGACTTCGTTTGCGCGGGCTTGACGGAGCGCGGCTTCGAGGTGGAGGCCTGCGACAACGGCCACACCGGCTTCGAGCGGGCCCGCCTGGGCCAACATGACGCGATCGTGCTCGACCTGATGCTGCCCGGGCGCGACGGCCTCTCGGTGTTGCGGGGGTTGCGCGCCGAGGGCATCACCACACCGGTGATCTTGCTGACCGCGCGCAACGAGCTGGGTGACCGCATCGAAGGGCTCAACCTGGGTGCCGACGACTACCTGGCCAAACCGTTCTATGTGGAGGAACTGGCTGCCCGCATCCAGGCTCTGCTGCGGCGGCTGTCGGGCGAGCGCCAGAACACCGTACAGGTCGGGCCATTCGTGCTTGACTGCATGGCTCGACAGGTCACCGGCCATGGCCAGACGATCGAACTCACCAGCCGTGAGTTTGCCCTCATCGAGTTGCTGATGCGTTCGGCAGGGCGCGTGCTGACGCGCACCCAGATGCTGGAACACGTGTGGGGCTACGACTTTGATCCGGCCACGAATGTGGTGGATGCGTGTGTCCAGCGGATCCGCCGGAAGATCGAGTCCATCGACGCCGGCGCGGGCAGCGCCTCGCCGATCGAAGCGGTCAGAGGCGTTGGCTACCGTTTCAGGCCCGTGCCTTGA
- a CDS encoding ATP-binding protein — MPSFRVRIFAVTALTVALVLASVALFSWSSVLAFEGQRLDERLCDEARRLAGPTATGDVERLGADMVAKLRLKSPEQLLLAVETPSGPGRLKSAHWPEGLDIDQLSWRRDAAAADTQNASNPANRTACALSRFDLAGGDWHAALVGGPSERGFVAADLAATRADLLGVWRQVAAIALPLALLLTALGAWLLSGLALKPVVRLRDAMKAVDEKALDQRLSAALEDREFQELITSYNKMLDRLETSFHQASRFSADAAHELKTPLTILQGQLERAVQRADDQALQLTLIDMLDEVGRLSSISRKLLLLSQADAGRLALQRMPVNLSEALNERFTEAQTFGLDVKLSAEVADGLTVQADPQLLDQLLNNLTSNALKYTPAGGWIHWRARATPLGIELEMANFAPGLSPEDRARFFERFFRGDAARNRRVDGHGLGLSLSRVIARAHGGELTVEPGADDPLVLRLLLPAGT, encoded by the coding sequence ATGCCGTCCTTCCGGGTCCGCATTTTTGCGGTCACGGCCTTGACCGTGGCGCTGGTGCTGGCCAGCGTGGCGCTGTTCAGCTGGTCCAGTGTGCTGGCGTTCGAAGGCCAGCGGCTGGACGAGCGCCTGTGCGATGAAGCCCGGCGGCTGGCCGGCCCGACCGCCACTGGCGACGTAGAGCGCCTGGGCGCCGACATGGTGGCCAAGCTGCGGTTGAAATCGCCCGAACAACTGCTGCTGGCGGTTGAGACGCCGAGCGGACCGGGGCGGCTGAAGTCGGCTCACTGGCCCGAGGGGCTGGATATCGACCAACTGTCCTGGCGTCGAGATGCGGCGGCCGCAGACACCCAAAACGCCTCCAACCCTGCGAACCGCACCGCCTGTGCGCTGAGCCGGTTTGATCTGGCCGGTGGTGATTGGCATGCGGCCCTGGTCGGCGGCCCATCTGAGCGCGGATTCGTTGCGGCCGACCTCGCTGCCACTCGTGCTGACCTGCTGGGGGTTTGGCGACAGGTGGCGGCCATCGCATTGCCGCTGGCGTTGCTGCTCACCGCGCTGGGGGCGTGGTTGCTGTCGGGCCTGGCGCTCAAGCCCGTGGTGCGGCTGCGCGACGCGATGAAAGCGGTCGATGAGAAGGCGCTGGATCAGCGCCTGTCGGCGGCGCTGGAAGACCGCGAGTTTCAGGAGCTCATCACCTCGTACAACAAGATGCTGGACCGGCTGGAGACCAGTTTTCACCAGGCTTCGCGCTTCTCGGCCGATGCCGCACACGAGCTGAAAACACCGCTGACCATTTTGCAGGGCCAGCTCGAACGCGCGGTGCAGCGAGCGGACGATCAGGCGCTTCAGCTGACCCTGATCGACATGCTGGACGAAGTAGGGCGCCTGTCGTCGATCTCCAGAAAGTTGCTGCTGCTGTCGCAGGCCGATGCCGGCCGGCTGGCCTTGCAGCGCATGCCGGTGAACCTGAGCGAAGCCTTGAACGAGCGGTTCACCGAGGCGCAAACCTTTGGGCTGGACGTGAAGCTGTCGGCCGAGGTGGCCGATGGGCTGACCGTGCAGGCCGATCCGCAATTGCTCGACCAGTTGCTCAACAACCTCACCAGCAACGCGCTGAAATACACGCCCGCCGGCGGATGGATCCACTGGCGCGCCCGGGCCACGCCCTTGGGCATCGAGCTGGAGATGGCGAACTTCGCGCCAGGCCTTTCACCCGAAGACCGGGCCCGCTTCTTTGAGCGTTTCTTCCGGGGCGATGCGGCGCGCAACCGGCGGGTGGACGGCCATGGCCTGGGCCTCAGCCTCTCGCGTGTCATCGCCCGCGCCCATGGCGGTGAGTTGACGGTGGAGCCCGGCGCTGACGACCCGCTGGTCTTGAGGCTGCTGCTGCCTGCGGGAACTTAA